A stretch of the Hypomesus transpacificus isolate Combined female chromosome 12, fHypTra1, whole genome shotgun sequence genome encodes the following:
- the sft2d2b gene encoding SFT2 domain containing 2b translates to MDKLKKVLSGQDENSDDNGILQAANQASTLSWGTRVKGFIACFVLGVLCSILGTCLLWIPGRGLALFAVLYTVGNVASLASTMFLMGPVTQVKRMCAKVRALATAIMLTCLVLTLCAAFWWKINGLALLFCVLQFLAFAWYGLSYIPFARDAVIKMFTVCIS, encoded by the exons ATGGATAAATTAAAGAAAGTTTTGAGTGGGCAGGATGAAAACAGTGACGACAACGGCATTTTACAG GCGGCGAACCAAGCTTCCACCTTGTCATGGGGCACCCGAGTGAAAGGCTTCATTGCTTGCTTCGTTCTCGGGGTCTTGTGTTCCATACTG GGAACGTGCTTGTTGTGGATTCCAGGACGGGGTTTGGCGTTATTTGCCGTTCTTTACACCGTTGGTAACGTTGCCTCCCTTGCTAG CACCATGTTCCTGATGGGCCCAGTGACCCAGGTGAAGAGAATGTGTGCTAAAGTAAGAGCACTGGCCACTGCAATCATgctg ACGTGCCTTGTTCTAACTTTATGTGCTGCTTTCTGG TGGAAGATTAATGGGTTGGCCTTACTCTTCTGTGTACTACAGTTTTTGGCCTTTGCTTG GTACGGCCTATCCTACATTCCATTTGCCag GGACGCTGTCATAAAGATGTTTACAGTCTGTATTTCCTGA